Proteins found in one Sphingomonas sp. SORGH_AS_0879 genomic segment:
- a CDS encoding nucleotidyltransferase family protein codes for MTRQLSLRPTPSGQVPRTAMVMAAGLGKRMRPLTATRPKPLVSVAGKPLIDHVFDRLVAAGVERAVVNVHYLADQLEAHLKDRFPGIEILISDERAQLLETGGGLVKARPLLGDEPILVVNSDNLWIDGPVDAIRLLASRWDEARMDALLLMVPLARAHNHQGRGDFYLGADGRITARRAPNRVAPFSYTGLQILHPRLIADAPEGPFSTNIFWNRAIEAGRAYGQVHQGLWFDVGTPRAIPQTELILADG; via the coding sequence ATGACCCGGCAACTCTCGCTCCGCCCAACCCCTTCGGGTCAGGTGCCGCGCACCGCGATGGTGATGGCGGCGGGCCTCGGCAAGCGGATGCGCCCCCTGACCGCTACGCGCCCCAAGCCCCTCGTTTCGGTCGCGGGCAAGCCGCTGATCGACCATGTGTTCGACCGGCTAGTCGCGGCGGGGGTCGAGCGGGCGGTGGTCAATGTCCATTATCTCGCGGATCAGTTGGAAGCGCATCTGAAGGATCGTTTTCCGGGGATCGAAATCCTGATCTCGGACGAACGGGCGCAGTTGCTGGAAACCGGCGGCGGGCTGGTCAAGGCACGGCCCCTGTTGGGCGACGAACCGATATTGGTGGTGAACAGCGACAATCTGTGGATCGACGGGCCGGTCGATGCGATCCGCCTGCTCGCCTCGCGCTGGGACGAGGCGCGGATGGATGCGCTATTGCTGATGGTGCCGCTGGCGCGCGCGCATAATCATCAGGGGCGGGGGGATTTCTATCTCGGGGCCGATGGGCGGATCACCGCGCGCCGCGCGCCCAACAGGGTCGCGCCTTTCTCCTATACCGGGCTTCAGATCCTGCATCCGCGCCTGATCGCCGATGCGCCGGAGGGGCCCTTCTCGACCAATATCTTCTGGAATCGTGCGATCGAGGCCGGGCGTGCTTACGGTCAGGTGCATCAGGGACTGTGGTTCGATGTCGGCACGCCGCGCGCCATTCCGCAGACGGAGCTGATCCTCGCGGATGGCTGA
- a CDS encoding PAS domain-containing sensor histidine kinase, with protein sequence MIAIDSVEAALLGAGACGLILIGMLLLFLGIRARAEASAVRVERDRLDALLRAGPAQAMLIRSDGRIEMPRRLADWLGLPDVARFLEELTSGDTGLAVDDAALLAADLNAAQKTGRRFRRIVRPQGSERTLLFDGARAPGDQGAAGAVVIWVFDMTETQDEIVRLDAEAKRLGDAFQALTGLIEAAPLPMWYRGADLRLAMVNTAYVEAVEGRDAADVVGRGLELVEGSGRGGPLAGAAAARDQGRPHEQVLPATIDGARRALRIFDVPLPTGGIAGFAVDIEDLEQSRAGAKRFAEAQRAMLDRLSTAVVHFGPDRGLVFCNQPFRRMFAMKAEWLADNPEFDRILERMREANRSPEVRDFPGWKAERVGWFRQASGGIEEQWHLPGGTHLRVVAQPLPDGGLLLIFEDRTEEVQLASARDTLLRVRTATFDNLFEALGVFAADGRLQLWNNRFGALWGLEEDFLSSHPRVDAFADRVAGRLATPNRSGLIVDLVRSATIERQQRGGRVAFADGRHFEFAGVPLPDGNALFTLLDITDSRRAEQALRDRADALEAADKVKTAFVANMSYELRTPLTSISGFAEMLHGGFAGPLPETATTYVEAILESTERLGLLVDDVLDLTRDQADAEIAREDVELARVARAAADAIRPLAGRRKLDFAVEIQRSLGRITGDRRRLQETVEHLLRHAIEQTPEGGRILLHADGDSARARIVVSDDGQGMDEQSVARAFDRFAEPGIKATGERALGLGLPLARQFVEAHGGTISLLSEPGEGTLVTVELPRRVAEKDKS encoded by the coding sequence ATGATCGCGATCGATAGCGTCGAGGCCGCGCTGTTGGGGGCGGGGGCGTGCGGACTGATCCTGATCGGGATGCTCCTGTTGTTCCTGGGCATTCGCGCGCGGGCCGAGGCATCGGCGGTGCGAGTGGAACGCGACCGGCTCGACGCGCTGCTGCGTGCGGGGCCTGCCCAGGCGATGCTGATCCGCAGCGACGGGCGGATCGAAATGCCCCGGCGGCTGGCCGATTGGCTGGGCCTGCCGGACGTCGCGCGCTTCCTGGAAGAGCTGACATCGGGCGATACGGGATTGGCGGTCGATGACGCCGCGCTGCTCGCCGCCGATCTGAACGCCGCGCAGAAGACCGGCCGCCGCTTCCGCCGCATCGTCCGCCCGCAGGGGTCGGAACGCACCCTGTTGTTCGACGGCGCGCGCGCGCCGGGGGATCAGGGGGCGGCGGGCGCGGTCGTCATCTGGGTCTTCGACATGACCGAGACGCAGGACGAGATCGTCCGATTGGATGCCGAGGCCAAGCGGCTCGGCGATGCGTTCCAGGCGCTGACCGGGCTGATCGAGGCGGCACCGCTGCCCATGTGGTATCGCGGGGCGGATCTACGCCTCGCCATGGTCAACACCGCCTATGTCGAGGCGGTGGAGGGCCGCGACGCCGCCGATGTGGTCGGGCGCGGGCTGGAACTGGTCGAGGGGTCGGGACGTGGCGGCCCGCTGGCGGGGGCGGCGGCGGCGCGCGACCAGGGGCGGCCGCATGAGCAGGTGCTGCCCGCGACGATCGACGGCGCAAGGCGTGCGCTGCGCATCTTCGACGTGCCGCTGCCTACGGGGGGCATTGCGGGCTTCGCGGTCGATATCGAGGATCTGGAACAGTCGCGCGCCGGGGCCAAGCGTTTCGCCGAGGCGCAGCGCGCGATGCTCGACCGGTTGTCGACCGCGGTCGTGCATTTCGGCCCGGACCGGGGCCTCGTCTTCTGCAACCAGCCCTTCCGTCGCATGTTCGCGATGAAGGCCGAGTGGCTGGCCGACAATCCCGAATTCGACCGTATCCTGGAGCGGATGCGCGAGGCCAATCGCAGCCCGGAGGTCCGCGACTTCCCCGGCTGGAAGGCCGAGCGGGTCGGCTGGTTCCGCCAGGCGAGCGGCGGGATCGAGGAGCAATGGCACCTGCCCGGCGGCACCCATTTGCGCGTCGTGGCGCAGCCGCTGCCCGATGGCGGACTGTTGTTGATTTTCGAGGACCGGACCGAGGAGGTGCAACTCGCCTCCGCCCGCGACACGCTGCTCAGGGTGCGAACCGCGACGTTCGACAATCTGTTCGAGGCGCTGGGCGTCTTCGCCGCCGATGGCCGACTGCAACTCTGGAACAATCGTTTCGGCGCGCTCTGGGGGCTGGAGGAGGATTTCCTCTCCAGCCATCCGCGCGTCGATGCCTTTGCCGACCGCGTCGCCGGGCGTCTGGCGACCCCCAACCGGTCGGGCCTGATCGTCGATCTGGTCCGGTCCGCCACGATCGAGCGGCAGCAGCGCGGCGGCCGCGTCGCCTTTGCCGATGGGCGGCATTTCGAATTCGCGGGTGTCCCGCTGCCCGACGGCAATGCGCTGTTCACCCTGCTCGACATCACCGACAGTCGGCGTGCCGAACAGGCGCTGCGCGACCGCGCCGATGCGCTGGAGGCGGCGGACAAGGTGAAGACCGCCTTCGTCGCCAATATGAGCTACGAACTGCGCACGCCGCTGACTTCGATCAGCGGTTTCGCCGAGATGCTGCATGGCGGGTTCGCGGGCCCCTTGCCGGAAACGGCGACGACCTATGTCGAGGCGATCCTGGAATCGACCGAGCGCTTGGGCCTGCTGGTCGATGACGTGCTCGACCTGACACGCGATCAGGCGGATGCGGAGATCGCCCGCGAGGACGTCGAACTCGCCCGCGTCGCGCGTGCGGCGGCGGACGCGATCCGGCCGCTGGCGGGGCGGCGCAAGCTGGACTTCGCGGTGGAGATCCAGCGCTCGCTGGGCCGTATCACCGGCGACCGTCGCCGCTTGCAGGAAACGGTCGAGCATCTGCTGCGTCATGCGATCGAACAGACGCCGGAGGGCGGGCGTATCCTGCTCCATGCCGATGGTGATTCGGCGCGCGCGCGGATCGTGGTGTCGGATGACGGGCAGGGCATGGACGAACAGTCCGTCGCCCGCGCCTTCGACCGTTTCGCCGAGCCGGGGATCAAGGCGACGGGCGAGCGCGCGCTCGGCCTCGGCCTGCCGCTCGCCAGGCAGTTCGTCGAGGCGCATGGCGGCACGATCAGTTTGTTGTCGGAGCCGGGCGAGGGGACGCTGGTGACGGTCGAACTGCCCCGGCGGGTGGCCGAGAAGGACAAGTCATGA
- the addB gene encoding double-strand break repair protein AddB, producing the protein MAEPRRPRLHTIPAHRGFADALVAGLMRRAGGDPLTLAQGMILLPTNRGIRAVTEAFVRASGGGLILPRMVALGDPELGEAAGSALDPADAEAPPPPAIAPSARRMILARLVEEERARGGHPVTAAEAVRLAGDLARTLDQMLVEEVDPAELAALDLGPELTEHWQSALATFSVVLDRWPAVLARMGRIDAARRRTMLLDRITARWRAAQPAGFVCAAGVTDTAPAVARLLRCVSEMPGGSVVFAGLDLTMPAEEWDSLGPHKADPVTGRARRSVETHPQYALKLLLDRMGVGRGEVTVWRGGGDYDAGPARGRAIANAMAPADFTGKWTDLPAEDRRLSGVATIELATPAEEAQAIALALREAIEKPGRTAALVTPDRALARRVAAHCRRWNILIDDTAGRPLSILLPGTFLLQLAEAAAQRFAPLPLLALLKHPLIHGNMERVEWLDGVRALDRALRGPRPAPGLEGIAAHVADKPTAAAFWAKAAPMLEAVGKTFGEGAQSLRGLLACLRECGQTLCGDALWTGPQGRAAAELLAGYEEQADHGPARVDPAELPALLRSLFDEIAVRAIPREGQHPRLAIYGPIEARLQTADLMIAGGLNEGVWPGRPAPDPWLAPRIRSLLGLVGLEQRIGIAAHDLAQAMGAPRAILTRARRDASGPTLASRFWLRLQAMAGDRFEAHPDLARWAERLDQPEDYTPTDRPAPKPPAALRPTTISVTEVDRLKADPYAFYARRVLRLSPLDPVDADPSAAWRGTAVHDILEMWWKEDRCDVSALRPRALAMLRDQRTHPMMRALWQPRLIEAIDWIAAEVAAKAGEGRHVLSAEGKGEAKLAGVTLTGRFDRIDKAADGSLVVIDYKTGKPPSTTAVREGFSLQLGLLGLIAERGGFEGVSGKAGGFEYWSLGRGREGLGYIATPVDPDGKRERIRTDEFVSIAAANFAEAAGQWLTGDAPFTAKLVPEYAPYAEYDQLMRRDEWYGRDR; encoded by the coding sequence ATGGCTGAGCCGCGCCGCCCCCGGCTGCACACCATCCCCGCCCATCGCGGTTTCGCCGATGCGCTGGTCGCCGGACTGATGCGGCGCGCCGGGGGCGATCCGTTGACCCTGGCGCAGGGGATGATCCTGCTGCCGACCAATCGCGGTATCCGCGCGGTGACCGAGGCGTTCGTGCGTGCGAGCGGCGGCGGCCTGATCCTGCCGCGCATGGTCGCGCTGGGCGATCCCGAACTGGGCGAGGCGGCGGGCTCCGCCCTAGACCCCGCCGATGCGGAGGCGCCGCCCCCGCCCGCCATCGCGCCGTCGGCCAGACGCATGATCCTGGCCCGGCTGGTCGAGGAGGAGCGCGCGCGGGGCGGGCATCCCGTCACGGCGGCGGAGGCGGTGCGGCTGGCGGGCGATCTGGCCCGCACATTGGACCAGATGCTGGTCGAGGAGGTCGATCCGGCCGAACTGGCGGCACTCGACCTGGGCCCCGAACTGACCGAGCATTGGCAGTCGGCCCTTGCCACCTTTTCGGTGGTGCTCGATCGCTGGCCCGCCGTGCTGGCGCGGATGGGGCGGATCGATGCGGCGCGGCGGCGGACCATGTTGCTCGACCGGATCACCGCCCGGTGGCGGGCGGCCCAGCCCGCCGGGTTCGTCTGCGCGGCGGGCGTCACCGATACCGCGCCCGCCGTCGCGCGGCTGCTCCGCTGCGTGTCGGAGATGCCGGGCGGTTCGGTGGTGTTCGCCGGACTGGACCTGACCATGCCGGCCGAGGAATGGGATTCGCTCGGTCCCCACAAGGCCGATCCCGTGACCGGTCGGGCGCGGCGATCGGTGGAGACGCATCCGCAATATGCGCTCAAGCTGCTGCTCGACCGGATGGGCGTCGGACGGGGTGAAGTGACGGTGTGGCGCGGCGGCGGCGACTATGACGCCGGACCCGCGCGCGGACGCGCCATCGCCAATGCCATGGCGCCTGCCGACTTCACCGGCAAATGGACTGACCTGCCCGCCGAGGACCGGCGGTTGTCCGGTGTCGCCACCATCGAACTCGCCACGCCCGCCGAAGAGGCGCAGGCCATCGCGCTGGCATTGCGCGAGGCGATCGAGAAGCCGGGCCGGACCGCCGCACTCGTCACGCCCGACCGCGCGCTGGCGCGGCGGGTGGCCGCGCATTGCCGGCGCTGGAACATCCTGATCGACGACACGGCGGGGCGGCCCTTGTCGATCCTGTTGCCGGGCACTTTCCTGCTGCAACTGGCCGAGGCGGCGGCGCAGCGTTTCGCGCCGTTGCCGCTGCTGGCGTTGCTCAAGCATCCGCTGATCCATGGAAATATGGAGCGGGTCGAGTGGTTGGACGGCGTCCGTGCGCTCGACCGGGCGCTGCGGGGGCCGCGCCCCGCGCCGGGGCTGGAGGGCATCGCCGCACATGTCGCCGACAAGCCGACTGCCGCCGCCTTCTGGGCCAAGGCCGCGCCGATGCTGGAGGCGGTGGGCAAGACCTTCGGCGAGGGCGCTCAGTCGTTGCGGGGGCTGCTCGCCTGTCTGCGCGAATGCGGGCAGACGCTGTGCGGCGATGCGCTGTGGACGGGACCGCAGGGGCGGGCGGCGGCGGAGCTCCTCGCGGGCTATGAAGAGCAGGCCGATCACGGCCCCGCCCGCGTCGATCCCGCCGAATTGCCCGCTCTGCTCCGCAGCCTGTTCGACGAGATCGCCGTGCGTGCCATCCCGCGCGAGGGGCAGCATCCGCGCCTCGCCATTTACGGGCCGATCGAGGCGCGTCTCCAGACCGCCGACCTGATGATCGCGGGGGGGCTGAACGAAGGCGTCTGGCCGGGGCGGCCCGCACCCGATCCCTGGCTGGCGCCGCGTATCCGCTCGCTGCTGGGGCTGGTCGGGTTGGAGCAGCGGATCGGGATCGCCGCGCATGATCTGGCCCAGGCGATGGGGGCGCCGCGCGCGATCCTGACCCGCGCGCGCCGCGATGCGAGCGGTCCGACCCTGGCGTCGCGCTTCTGGCTGCGGCTCCAGGCCATGGCGGGCGACCGGTTCGAGGCGCATCCGGACCTGGCGCGCTGGGCCGAGAGGCTGGACCAGCCGGAGGACTATACCCCCACCGACCGGCCCGCGCCCAAACCGCCCGCTGCGCTTCGCCCGACGACCATCTCGGTGACCGAGGTCGACCGATTGAAGGCCGACCCCTACGCCTTCTACGCTCGCCGGGTCCTGCGCCTGTCACCGCTCGACCCGGTCGATGCCGATCCCAGCGCGGCATGGCGGGGCACCGCCGTCCACGACATATTGGAGATGTGGTGGAAGGAGGACCGTTGCGATGTGTCCGCCCTTCGCCCGCGCGCGCTGGCGATGCTGCGCGACCAGCGGACGCATCCCATGATGCGCGCGCTGTGGCAGCCCCGGCTGATCGAGGCGATTGACTGGATCGCGGCCGAGGTCGCCGCCAAGGCCGGGGAGGGCCGCCACGTCCTGAGCGCGGAAGGCAAGGGCGAGGCGAAGCTGGCGGGCGTGACCCTGACCGGACGGTTCGATCGGATCGACAAGGCGGCGGACGGATCGCTGGTCGTGATCGATTACAAGACCGGCAAGCCCCCCTCCACCACGGCGGTGCGTGAGGGGTTCAGCCTGCAACTGGGGCTCCTCGGCCTGATCGCCGAGCGGGGCGGGTTCGAGGGTGTGTCAGGCAAGGCGGGCGGTTTCGAATATTGGTCGCTGGGGCGTGGGCGCGAGGGGCTGGGCTATATCGCGACCCCGGTCGATCCCGATGGCAAGCGCGAGCGGATACGGACCGACGAGTTCGTGTCCATCGCGGCGGCGAATTTCGCGGAGGCGGCGGGGCAGTGGCTGACGGGCGATGCGCCGTTCACGGCCAAGCTGGTGCCGGAATATGCACCCTATGCGGAATATGACCAGCTCATGCGGCGGGATGAATGGTATGGCCGTGATCGGTGA
- the tsaE gene encoding tRNA (adenosine(37)-N6)-threonylcarbamoyltransferase complex ATPase subunit type 1 TsaE, with protein MTIHLADAAATEDFGRRLAAHLRPGDVVTLTGTLGAGKTSLARGLLAALGLPGEAPSPSFAIVQPYAPPETAFPILHVDLYRLDGPEQMEELGLDEALWDSALIVEWPDRAGEGAWPQALALTLETDPAGGRVLTAKVPSGWEARWPI; from the coding sequence ATGACGATCCACCTGGCCGATGCCGCCGCCACCGAGGATTTCGGACGGCGGCTGGCGGCGCATCTCCGCCCCGGTGACGTGGTGACGCTGACCGGCACGCTCGGCGCGGGCAAGACCAGCCTCGCGCGCGGTCTGCTCGCCGCGCTCGGCCTGCCCGGCGAGGCGCCGAGCCCCAGCTTCGCGATCGTCCAGCCCTATGCCCCGCCGGAGACGGCGTTCCCGATCCTCCATGTCGACCTCTACCGGCTCGACGGGCCGGAGCAGATGGAGGAACTGGGTCTGGACGAGGCCTTGTGGGACTCCGCCCTGATCGTCGAATGGCCCGACCGGGCGGGTGAAGGGGCGTGGCCGCAGGCGCTGGCCCTGACGCTGGAAACCGATCCGGCGGGCGGTCGTGTCTTGACAGCGAAGGTGCCCTCGGGCTGGGAAGCGCGATGGCCGATATGA
- the ahcY gene encoding adenosylhomocysteinase: MSTTAATKNDYVIKDISLADFGRAEIKIAETEMPGLMALREEFGAAQPLKGARITGSLHMTIQTAVLIETLTALGADVRWATCNIFSTQDHAAAAIAASGVPVFAVKGETLAEYWDYVGDIFTWDHEVAGQTANIILDDGGDATMFALWGAKLEAGATFAEPENEEEVEFQRSVKAFIAKKPGYLTETVKNLKGVSEETTTGVHRLYEIAKKGELPFPAINVNDSVTKSKFDNLYGCKESLVDAIRRATDVMLAGKVAAVAGFGDVGKGSAQSLRNGGARVLVTEIDPICALQAAMEGFEVVTMDEAVKRADIFVTATGNADVITADHMKAMKPMSIVCNIGHFDSEIQIAALSNYKWTEVKPGTDLVEFPDGKQIIVLAKGRLVNLGCATGHPSFVMSASFTNQTLAQIELWTKGENYKNEVYVLPKHLDEKVAALHLEKLGVQLSKLSEKQAAYIGVPVEGPFKPDHYRY; encoded by the coding sequence GTGTCCACGACTGCCGCCACCAAGAACGATTATGTCATCAAGGACATCAGCCTCGCTGATTTCGGCCGCGCCGAGATCAAGATCGCCGAAACCGAGATGCCCGGCCTGATGGCCCTGCGCGAGGAATTCGGCGCGGCGCAGCCGCTGAAGGGCGCGCGCATCACCGGTTCGCTGCACATGACGATCCAGACCGCCGTGCTGATCGAGACGCTGACGGCGCTGGGCGCCGATGTCCGCTGGGCGACCTGCAACATCTTCTCGACCCAGGACCATGCCGCCGCCGCGATCGCAGCGTCGGGCGTGCCGGTCTTCGCCGTAAAGGGCGAAACGCTGGCCGAATATTGGGACTATGTCGGCGACATCTTCACCTGGGATCACGAGGTCGCAGGTCAGACTGCGAACATCATCCTGGACGATGGCGGCGACGCGACCATGTTCGCGCTGTGGGGCGCGAAGCTGGAAGCCGGGGCGACCTTCGCCGAGCCGGAGAATGAAGAGGAAGTCGAGTTCCAGCGCTCGGTCAAGGCGTTCATTGCCAAGAAGCCCGGCTATCTGACCGAGACGGTCAAGAACCTGAAGGGCGTGTCGGAAGAGACGACCACCGGCGTCCACCGCCTGTACGAGATCGCCAAGAAGGGCGAGCTGCCCTTCCCGGCGATCAACGTCAACGACTCGGTAACCAAGTCGAAGTTCGACAACCTCTATGGCTGCAAGGAGTCGCTGGTCGACGCGATCCGTCGCGCCACCGACGTGATGCTGGCCGGCAAGGTCGCGGCGGTCGCCGGTTTCGGTGACGTGGGCAAGGGCTCGGCCCAGTCGCTCCGTAACGGCGGCGCGCGCGTGCTGGTGACCGAGATCGACCCGATCTGCGCGTTGCAGGCGGCGATGGAGGGCTTTGAGGTCGTGACGATGGACGAGGCCGTGAAGCGCGCCGACATCTTCGTGACCGCGACCGGCAATGCCGACGTCATCACCGCCGATCACATGAAGGCGATGAAGCCCATGTCGATCGTCTGCAACATCGGCCATTTCGACAGCGAGATCCAGATCGCGGCGCTGTCCAACTACAAGTGGACCGAAGTGAAGCCCGGCACCGACCTGGTCGAATTCCCGGACGGCAAGCAGATCATCGTGCTGGCCAAGGGCCGCCTGGTGAACCTGGGCTGCGCGACCGGTCACCCCAGCTTCGTGATGTCGGCCTCGTTCACCAACCAGACGCTGGCGCAGATCGAACTGTGGACCAAGGGCGAAAACTACAAGAACGAAGTGTACGTCCTGCCCAAGCACCTCGACGAGAAGGTCGCCGCCCTCCACCTCGAAAAGCTGGGCGTCCAGCTGTCGAAGCTGTCGGAGAAGCAGGCCGCCTATATCGGCGTGCCGGTCGAAGGTCCGTTCAAGCCGGATCACTATCGCTATTGA
- a CDS encoding aminoglycoside phosphotransferase family protein — MTPPADAAAFLTTLGWGGAVIAPLAGDASFRRYFRVTLEGRSAVLMDAPPPHEDPRPFIAIARWLVGRGFAAPAILGADEVRGLVLIEDFGDDRMREAIEADPDATVKLYGDAVDLLARLRGHAPEGLAPYDAAVLHREAGLFTEWYGPAVGLDVDIEGYRAAWERVFAHAITDNPVTVLRDYHVENLMLVGPLRTLGLLDFQDALAGHAAYDLVSLLQDARRDVEPSIEQAMLERYLAETGEGDAFLNAYHVLGAQRNAKILGIFTRLWKRDGKPRYAGLCPRVWAYLERDLSQPVLAPVAAWFDDNVPPELRGDPQRLASGDGDQ, encoded by the coding sequence ATGACCCCTCCGGCGGATGCCGCCGCCTTTCTGACGACGCTGGGATGGGGAGGGGCGGTGATCGCCCCGCTCGCTGGCGATGCGTCGTTCCGCCGTTATTTCCGCGTGACCCTGGAGGGGCGCAGCGCCGTCCTGATGGACGCGCCGCCGCCGCATGAGGACCCGCGCCCCTTCATCGCGATCGCGCGCTGGCTGGTCGGGCGGGGGTTCGCAGCGCCCGCCATATTGGGCGCGGACGAGGTGCGCGGCCTCGTTTTGATCGAGGATTTCGGCGACGATCGGATGCGCGAGGCGATCGAGGCCGATCCCGACGCCACGGTGAAGCTCTATGGCGACGCGGTCGATCTGCTCGCCCGGTTGCGCGGCCATGCGCCCGAGGGGCTGGCCCCCTATGACGCTGCCGTCCTTCACCGCGAGGCGGGGCTGTTCACGGAGTGGTATGGCCCGGCGGTCGGCCTGGACGTCGATATCGAGGGCTATCGCGCCGCCTGGGAGCGGGTGTTCGCCCACGCCATCACCGACAATCCGGTCACGGTACTGCGCGACTATCATGTCGAAAACCTGATGCTGGTCGGGCCGCTGCGCACGCTGGGGCTGCTGGACTTTCAGGACGCGCTGGCGGGGCATGCCGCCTATGATCTCGTCTCGCTGCTCCAGGACGCACGGCGCGATGTGGAGCCGTCGATCGAACAGGCGATGCTGGAGCGCTATCTGGCCGAGACGGGCGAGGGCGATGCGTTCCTGAACGCCTATCACGTACTGGGCGCACAGCGGAACGCGAAGATCCTGGGCATCTTCACACGGCTATGGAAGCGGGATGGCAAGCCGCGCTATGCCGGGCTCTGTCCGCGCGTCTGGGCCTATCTGGAACGCGATCTGTCGCAGCCGGTGCTAGCGCCGGTCGCGGCCTGGTTCGACGACAATGTGCCGCCCGAGCTGCGCGGCGATCCACAGCGTCTGGCATCGGGGGATGGCGACCAATGA